A stretch of Clostridium sp. BJN0001 DNA encodes these proteins:
- the atpE gene encoding ATP synthase F0 subunit C, with amino-acid sequence MSLGVLGAAIAVLTGIGAGIGIGIATGKAAEAVSRQPEASGKILTLLIIGGGLAEGTAIYGFVIALMALAK; translated from the coding sequence ATGAGTTTAGGAGTTTTAGGAGCAGCAATAGCTGTATTAACAGGTATAGGAGCTGGTATTGGAATAGGAATTGCAACAGGTAAAGCAGCGGAAGCAGTTTCAAGACAACCAGAAGCTTCAGGAAAAATCTTAACATTATTAATTATAGGTGGAGGACTTGCAGAAGGTACTGCAATATATGGTTTCGTAATTGCATTAATGGCATTAGCTAAATAA
- a CDS encoding F0F1 ATP synthase subunit A, giving the protein MEQSKPLFSFNVAGINIDIMGAIVVQWVIILILGIAGYMLTRDLKEKPDSKQAFLEKIYTTVSDQVSNIMGDEFTGYIHYIGTLMIFLICMNFTGLIGIEPPTKEVSVTIGLALTSFFMIHYTSIKRNGVGSYLKTYLHPVFVMLPINIMEKAVFPVSLALRLYGNMLAASMLINLIYSALGKYAVGLPIFVHGYFDLFDGTIQMLVFSVLTMIQIKMMSDE; this is encoded by the coding sequence TTGGAGCAAAGTAAGCCTTTATTTTCTTTTAATGTTGCTGGTATTAATATTGATATTATGGGCGCAATAGTTGTTCAATGGGTAATAATATTAATACTCGGAATTGCTGGATATATGCTTACAAGAGATTTAAAAGAAAAACCAGATAGTAAGCAGGCTTTTCTTGAAAAAATCTATACAACAGTATCTGATCAAGTAAGTAATATTATGGGTGATGAGTTTACAGGCTATATACATTACATAGGCACATTGATGATTTTTCTTATTTGTATGAACTTTACAGGCTTGATAGGAATAGAACCACCTACTAAAGAGGTTAGCGTTACTATCGGTCTTGCATTAACATCATTTTTTATGATTCATTATACTTCAATAAAAAGGAATGGAGTAGGAAGTTATTTAAAAACATATCTTCATCCAGTTTTTGTAATGCTTCCAATAAATATTATGGAGAAGGCAGTATTTCCAGTTTCATTAGCATTAAGACTTTATGGAAATATGCTAGCGGCTTCAATGCTTATAAATCTTATTTATAGTGCACTTGGAAAATATGCAGTCGGTCTTCCGATATTTGTACATGGATATTTTGATTTATTTGATGGTACCATTCAAATGTTGGTATTTTCAGTGCTTACAATGATTCAAATAAAAATGATGTCAGACGAGTAA
- the atpD gene encoding F0F1 ATP synthase subunit beta, with amino-acid sequence MPEKMGKVVQVIGPVIDIKFDSDSLPNLYNGIDINLGGDKVLVAEVEQHVGDDIVRCIAMEATEGLRRGMKALNTGNPIEVPVGEEVLGRLFNVLGKPMDGKGDVKSAEEYPIHRPAPSFKDQAVEPEMFETGIKVIDLLAPYQKGGKIGLFGGAGVGKTVLIQELINNIAKEHGGLSVFTGVGERSREGNDLYHEMSDSGVIKKTALVFGQMNEPPGARMRVALTGLTMAEYFRDKGQDVLLFIDNIFRFTQAGSEVSALLGRIPSAVGYQPTLATEMGALQERITSTVNGSITSVQAVYVPADDLTDPAPATTFTHLDATTVLSRNIVELGIYPAVDPLESSSRILDPRVVGEEHYKIATDVKNILEKYKELQDIIAILGVDELSDEDKKVVARARRIQRFLSQPFTVGEQFTGMPGKYVPIKETIRGFKEILQGKYDTVPESAFLFAGTIDDVIEKAKTLE; translated from the coding sequence ATGCCTGAAAAAATGGGAAAAGTAGTCCAGGTAATTGGACCGGTTATAGATATAAAATTTGATTCAGACTCTCTACCTAACTTATATAATGGAATAGATATAAATTTGGGAGGAGACAAAGTACTTGTAGCTGAAGTTGAACAGCATGTTGGTGACGATATAGTAAGATGTATCGCCATGGAAGCAACTGAAGGACTAAGACGAGGAATGAAAGCTTTAAATACAGGTAATCCGATTGAAGTTCCTGTAGGAGAAGAAGTATTAGGACGTTTATTTAATGTTTTAGGTAAACCTATGGATGGAAAAGGAGATGTTAAATCTGCTGAAGAATATCCAATTCATAGACCAGCACCAAGCTTTAAAGATCAAGCTGTAGAACCTGAAATGTTTGAAACAGGAATAAAAGTTATAGATTTATTAGCACCTTATCAAAAGGGTGGTAAGATAGGTCTTTTTGGTGGAGCAGGTGTTGGAAAAACTGTACTAATTCAGGAACTTATTAATAATATTGCAAAAGAACATGGTGGTCTTTCTGTATTTACAGGAGTAGGAGAAAGATCAAGAGAAGGTAATGATTTATATCATGAAATGAGTGATTCTGGAGTAATTAAGAAGACTGCATTAGTATTTGGACAAATGAATGAGCCACCAGGGGCAAGAATGAGAGTTGCACTTACAGGTCTTACAATGGCAGAATATTTTAGAGATAAAGGACAGGATGTACTGTTATTTATTGATAATATATTCAGATTTACACAGGCTGGTTCAGAAGTTTCAGCGCTTCTTGGAAGAATTCCATCAGCTGTTGGATATCAGCCTACATTAGCAACAGAAATGGGTGCACTTCAAGAAAGAATAACATCAACTGTTAATGGATCAATAACATCAGTTCAGGCTGTATATGTACCAGCTGATGATTTAACAGATCCAGCACCAGCAACAACATTTACACATCTTGATGCAACAACAGTTTTATCAAGAAATATAGTTGAACTTGGAATTTATCCAGCAGTTGATCCACTTGAATCTTCATCAAGAATTCTTGATCCTAGAGTAGTTGGAGAAGAACATTATAAAATTGCAACAGATGTTAAAAATATTCTTGAAAAGTATAAAGAACTTCAAGATATAATAGCAATATTAGGTGTAGATGAATTATCAGATGAAGATAAAAAAGTAGTTGCAAGAGCAAGAAGAATACAGAGATTTTTATCACAACCATTTACAGTAGGTGAACAGTTTACGGGTATGCCAGGTAAGTACGTACCTATAAAAGAAACAATAAGAGGATTTAAAGAAATTCTTCAAGGAAAGTATGATACTGTTCCAGAGTCTGCATTTCTTTTTGCAGGTACAATTGATGATGTAATTGAAAAAGCTAAGACATTAGAATAG
- a CDS encoding F0F1 ATP synthase subunit B codes for MDIKVVEVIETIINFIILVLILKHFFWSKLQKVIEDRKNYVDEQLIKADEDAQKARMYLLKNEQILKSAKEESKKITEMQKQKADKIYQEIIDNAKTEAEHMVEKADVEIGREKEKAEYEIKKQVVDLAVELSIKALKENIDESTHRKLISDFIAKVGM; via the coding sequence ATGGATATTAAAGTTGTAGAAGTAATAGAAACAATCATTAATTTCATTATCCTAGTATTAATTCTGAAACATTTTTTCTGGTCAAAACTTCAAAAAGTAATAGAAGACAGAAAAAATTATGTTGATGAACAGCTTATAAAAGCTGATGAAGATGCACAGAAAGCAAGAATGTATCTTTTAAAAAATGAGCAGATTTTAAAGTCTGCTAAAGAAGAAAGCAAAAAGATCACTGAAATGCAGAAGCAGAAGGCTGATAAGATATATCAGGAAATAATAGATAATGCCAAAACTGAAGCTGAGCACATGGTTGAAAAAGCTGATGTTGAAATTGGAAGAGAAAAAGAAAAAGCTGAATATGAAATTAAAAAACAGGTTGTAGATTTAGCTGTAGAATTATCAATTAAGGCTTTAAAAGAAAATATAGATGAAAGTACGCATAGAAAATTAATAAGTGACTTTATCGCTAAGGTAGGTATGTAA
- a CDS encoding M23 family metallopeptidase, with product MDTNLKQKLKGILKKEGFYIALFVCLCMLVTAGTLSYKNIIADRNANEAQDSNNEIAFKEDSSEVENIQNAERVDNSKDNKDEEKNKKAVSDEKTSKQVSSNSAQKFILPVSGVVSRTYSYPTPIKVEDNTFRNIKGVNIESKIGTDVKAAADGIVVLAENSGVEQGYIVELKHANGIKTIYGNLDPDLKVKKGDNIKAGQVIAKVGETAKVFSKDRYGEFLNLQVLNANNEQVNPSKYFSLKTK from the coding sequence ATGGACACAAATTTAAAACAGAAATTGAAAGGTATTCTTAAAAAGGAAGGATTTTATATTGCATTGTTTGTTTGTCTATGTATGTTAGTAACAGCAGGGACTTTATCATACAAAAACATTATAGCAGACAGGAATGCAAATGAGGCTCAAGATTCAAATAATGAGATAGCATTTAAGGAAGATAGCTCTGAAGTAGAAAATATTCAGAACGCAGAAAGAGTTGATAACTCAAAAGATAATAAAGATGAAGAAAAAAATAAGAAAGCTGTTTCTGACGAAAAAACATCAAAACAGGTTTCATCAAATTCAGCTCAGAAGTTTATTCTTCCAGTAAGCGGTGTAGTAAGCAGAACATATTCATATCCAACTCCTATAAAAGTTGAAGACAATACATTTAGAAATATAAAGGGGGTAAACATTGAGTCAAAAATAGGAACAGATGTAAAGGCTGCTGCTGATGGAATTGTAGTATTAGCTGAGAACAGTGGAGTTGAACAAGGATATATTGTTGAATTAAAACATGCAAATGGTATAAAAACTATTTATGGAAATCTTGATCCAGATTTAAAAGTTAAGAAGGGGGATAACATTAAAGCAGGTCAGGTAATTGCTAAAGTTGGAGAAACTGCAAAAGTATTTAGTAAAGATAGATATGGTGAATTTTTAAATTTACAAGTATTAAACGCAAATAATGAGCAGGTTAATCCATCTAAATATTTTTCCTTAAAAACTAAATAA
- a CDS encoding acetyl-CoA C-acetyltransferase, which translates to MKDVVIVSAVRTAVGKFGGSLKGVQAVDLGATVIKEAVKRAGIKKELVEEVVMGNVIQAGLGQNTARQATIKSGLPEEVPAMTINKVCGSGLRAVSLAAQMIKAGDADVVVAGGMESMSNAPFALKDMRWGHKMNNTPAVDTMITDALWDAFNNYHMGVTAENIAKRWNITREDQDKFAAESQRKTEAAIKSGRFKDEIVPISIPQRKGDPIVFDTDEQPRFGTTFETLEKLKPCFIKDGTVTAGNASGINDGAAAFVVMSADKAEELGLKPIAKILSYGSRGLDPSIMGYGPFYATKKALEKANLTVDDLDLIEANEAFAAQSIAVARDLHFDMSKVNVNGGAIAIGHPVGASGARILVTLLYEMQKRDAKKGLATLCIGGGMGTAIVVERA; encoded by the coding sequence ATGAAAGATGTAGTTATAGTTAGTGCAGTAAGAACAGCTGTTGGTAAATTCGGTGGCTCTTTAAAAGGAGTTCAGGCAGTTGACTTAGGAGCTACTGTTATTAAAGAAGCAGTAAAAAGAGCTGGAATTAAGAAAGAACTTGTTGAAGAAGTAGTAATGGGTAATGTTATCCAGGCTGGACTTGGACAAAATACTGCAAGACAGGCAACTATTAAATCAGGATTACCTGAAGAAGTACCTGCAATGACAATTAACAAAGTATGTGGATCTGGACTTAGAGCAGTAAGTCTTGCAGCTCAGATGATTAAAGCAGGAGATGCAGATGTTGTTGTAGCAGGTGGTATGGAAAGTATGTCAAATGCTCCATTCGCTTTAAAAGATATGAGATGGGGACATAAAATGAATAATACTCCAGCCGTTGATACAATGATAACTGATGCTTTATGGGATGCATTTAATAATTATCATATGGGAGTAACTGCTGAAAACATAGCTAAGAGATGGAACATAACAAGAGAAGATCAAGATAAATTTGCAGCAGAATCTCAGAGAAAGACAGAAGCAGCAATTAAGTCTGGAAGATTTAAGGATGAAATAGTTCCAATATCTATTCCACAAAGAAAAGGTGATCCAATTGTTTTCGATACTGATGAACAACCAAGATTCGGAACAACATTTGAAACTTTAGAAAAATTAAAACCATGTTTCATAAAAGATGGTACTGTAACTGCAGGAAATGCATCAGGAATAAATGATGGAGCAGCTGCATTTGTTGTTATGAGTGCAGACAAAGCTGAAGAATTAGGACTTAAACCTATAGCTAAAATTTTATCTTATGGTTCAAGAGGACTTGATCCATCAATCATGGGATATGGACCATTCTATGCAACTAAGAAAGCATTAGAAAAAGCCAACTTAACAGTTGATGACTTAGACTTAATCGAAGCAAATGAAGCTTTCGCAGCTCAGAGTATTGCTGTTGCAAGAGACTTACACTTTGATATGAGCAAAGTAAATGTTAATGGTGGAGCTATTGCAATTGGTCATCCAGTAGGAGCATCAGGAGCAAGAATTTTAGTTACATTACTTTATGAAATGCAGAAGAGAGATGCTAAGAAAGGTTTAGCAACTTTATGCATAGGTGGAGGAATGGGAACTGCTATCGTAGTTGAAAGAGCTTAA
- the atpC gene encoding ATP synthase F1 subunit epsilon — MSDTFELNIITPRKDVFSGRVKRIFLNGSNGNFEILPQHAPMIAATVPYVVKFEDEEGKFVKLFVSSGIVNVENDRVVLSTDAAEFPKDIDFKRAEKAKDRALKRLEEPDKYDVKIFKLALLRANERLKLKDE, encoded by the coding sequence TTGAGTGATACTTTTGAATTAAATATCATAACTCCAAGGAAAGATGTTTTTAGTGGCAGAGTTAAAAGAATTTTTTTAAATGGTTCAAATGGAAATTTTGAAATACTTCCTCAACATGCTCCGATGATAGCAGCTACAGTACCATATGTAGTTAAATTTGAAGATGAAGAAGGAAAGTTTGTAAAATTATTCGTTTCATCAGGCATTGTAAATGTAGAGAATGATAGAGTAGTTTTATCAACTGATGCAGCAGAATTTCCAAAAGATATAGATTTTAAAAGAGCTGAAAAAGCTAAAGATAGAGCTTTAAAAAGGCTTGAAGAACCTGATAAATATGATGTGAAGATTTTTAAATTAGCACTTTTAAGAGCTAATGAACGACTTAAACTAAAAGATGAATAA
- a CDS encoding F0F1 ATP synthase subunit delta encodes MYEYLDRRYALALYEVAEEKGKVSEYIEDLKEICDLIDNDKDFREVIKHPQINTKKKKEIFINIFKGKIDEELLSFLLILIEKDRILYLREKLKQMENIDLEKRNTLRGVIKTAVPLVPDELQSLTDIFEKKYNKKILFKTKVDKSVLGGVFVRVGHDVIDGTVKSKIDEMKELMLKKN; translated from the coding sequence ATGTATGAGTATCTAGACAGGCGTTATGCTTTAGCACTTTATGAAGTGGCAGAAGAAAAAGGAAAAGTTTCAGAATATATAGAGGATCTTAAAGAAATTTGTGATTTAATTGATAACGATAAAGATTTTCGAGAAGTAATAAAGCATCCTCAGATTAACACAAAAAAGAAAAAAGAAATTTTTATTAACATTTTTAAAGGAAAAATTGATGAAGAACTATTGTCTTTTTTACTTATATTAATTGAAAAAGACAGAATACTCTATCTAAGAGAAAAACTCAAACAGATGGAGAATATAGATCTTGAGAAAAGAAATACATTAAGAGGTGTTATAAAAACAGCAGTACCTCTTGTGCCAGATGAACTTCAAAGCTTAACAGATATTTTTGAAAAAAAATATAATAAAAAGATTCTGTTTAAAACTAAAGTTGATAAAAGCGTTTTAGGTGGAGTTTTTGTAAGAGTTGGACATGACGTTATTGATGGAACAGTAAAATCAAAAATAGACGAAATGAAAGAATTAATGTTAAAAAAGAACTAG
- the spoIID gene encoding stage II sporulation protein D, translating into MTNGDFNNKYLIKTIIIITGIIIIVLTLGSIFTVSKYKINIFNLDDSSVIHDSEDITFPKNQKVKLYDSKNGKVLNIDLEEYVMGVVCAEMPAEFNEEALKAQAVAARTYYMSKRKTKCTVAKKYGGEICATAHCQAYMSKEERMSLWSKKKADEYWDKIKDAVSETEGEILTYDNKLVEYPEYFAISPGKTEDCADVFSFNVPYLKSEESKGEEIAPKYSSEKSISMDEFINTIKSKYPSCNINRSNFKDIVKICDFTGSGAVKNMLIGNEKIKGSKFRSLFSLNSTDFKLEYTSDKVNVYCTGYGHNVGMSQWGANVLAKKGYSYEEILKHYYNGVDIDKIIKK; encoded by the coding sequence ATGACTAATGGAGATTTTAATAACAAATATTTAATTAAGACTATTATAATAATTACAGGAATTATTATAATAGTCTTGACTTTAGGTTCTATATTTACGGTAAGCAAATATAAAATAAATATTTTTAATTTAGATGATAGTTCAGTTATACATGATTCAGAAGATATTACCTTTCCAAAGAATCAGAAAGTAAAACTTTATGATTCTAAAAATGGAAAAGTTTTAAATATTGATTTAGAAGAGTATGTAATGGGTGTGGTTTGTGCAGAAATGCCTGCAGAATTTAATGAGGAAGCTCTTAAAGCTCAAGCAGTTGCAGCAAGAACTTATTATATGTCTAAGAGAAAAACAAAATGTACGGTAGCTAAAAAATATGGAGGGGAAATATGTGCAACAGCCCACTGTCAAGCATATATGTCTAAGGAAGAAAGGATGTCTTTATGGAGTAAAAAAAAGGCAGATGAATATTGGGATAAGATAAAAGATGCAGTTTCTGAAACTGAAGGAGAAATTTTAACATATGATAATAAGCTTGTTGAATATCCAGAATATTTTGCTATAAGTCCAGGTAAAACTGAGGACTGTGCCGATGTTTTTTCTTTTAACGTTCCTTATTTAAAAAGTGAGGAGAGTAAAGGAGAAGAAATTGCACCTAAGTATTCATCAGAAAAATCTATAAGCATGGATGAATTTATAAATACAATTAAAAGTAAATATCCTTCATGCAATATAAACAGGAGTAATTTTAAAGATATAGTAAAAATATGTGATTTTACAGGATCTGGAGCTGTAAAAAATATGCTTATAGGAAATGAAAAAATAAAAGGCAGTAAATTTAGAAGTTTGTTTTCTCTTAATTCAACAGATTTTAAATTAGAATATACTTCTGATAAAGTTAATGTATATTGCACAGGATATGGGCATAATGTTGGAATGAGTCAGTGGGGAGCTAATGTTCTTGCTAAAAAAGGATATTCATATGAAGAAATTCTTAAACATTATTATAATGGAGTGGATATTGATAAAATAATTAAAAAGTAA
- the atpG gene encoding ATP synthase F1 subunit gamma yields MGAAGLIAIKRRIKSVESTRKITNAMGLVATSKLRKARKELSVNIDFTESMGKVVKKIAKALESNTEDIYLKGNKSNNKLYIIITSESGLCGGYNGNIVSFLKSEISEDDMDNTKVIVIGKRGIGYVKRAGFETVKEYVDISDIPTVKEMKVVFTDALNMYKDEEVSEINLVYTEFISPVKQEPKTLKILPISLDDDDKEYNENIIIEPNLEEAVSVSLELYLKGKMRDALLSAKCSEQSSRMTAMDGATNNANDLLSNLNLKYNRIRQGMITQEISEIVGGAEAQK; encoded by the coding sequence ATGGGCGCAGCTGGATTAATAGCAATAAAAAGAAGAATAAAATCCGTTGAAAGCACAAGAAAAATAACAAACGCGATGGGGCTTGTTGCGACTTCAAAACTTAGAAAAGCAAGAAAAGAACTTTCTGTAAATATAGATTTTACAGAATCAATGGGCAAAGTAGTAAAAAAAATTGCTAAAGCATTAGAAAGTAATACAGAAGATATATATCTAAAGGGAAATAAAAGTAATAATAAATTATATATTATTATTACATCTGAATCAGGATTATGTGGAGGATATAATGGAAACATTGTTTCATTTTTAAAGTCTGAAATATCAGAAGATGATATGGATAATACAAAGGTTATAGTAATTGGAAAAAGAGGAATAGGATACGTAAAAAGAGCTGGATTTGAAACAGTTAAAGAGTATGTTGATATTTCTGATATTCCAACAGTAAAAGAAATGAAAGTTGTTTTTACAGATGCTTTAAATATGTATAAAGATGAGGAAGTATCGGAGATAAATTTAGTTTATACTGAATTTATTTCTCCAGTAAAACAGGAACCTAAGACTTTAAAGATTCTTCCTATAAGTCTTGATGATGATGATAAAGAATATAATGAAAATATTATTATTGAACCTAATCTAGAAGAGGCAGTAAGTGTTTCACTAGAATTATATTTAAAAGGTAAAATGAGAGATGCACTTTTAAGTGCAAAATGCAGCGAACAGAGTAGTCGAATGACTGCAATGGATGGAGCTACTAATAATGCTAATGATTTGCTAAGTAATCTTAACCTTAAATATAACAGAATAAGACAAGGAATGATTACTCAAGAAATAAGTGAAATAGTTGGAGGAGCAGAAGCTCAAAAATAG
- the murA gene encoding UDP-N-acetylglucosamine 1-carboxyvinyltransferase gives MEKIIVKKANNLKGEVDISCAKNSILPIIAATVLSSDDIILENVPMLEDVRVILNVLKSLNSNIKVIEDSGKIIINNKNIKIIEPDEVLIRKMRASFLIMGPMLARFGKCRLSMPGGCNIGSRPIDLHLKGFNLLGAKINSEHGFIEVSCKKLKGNRIYLDFPSVGATENIMMASALSEGLTVIENAAKEPEIIDLANFLNEIGADINTSEMGKIIIKGVNNLHGASYTPIYDRIEAGTFMIAAGITKSRIKINGVYEEHLRPLIEKLKECGFKFEKCGDKSIYVDGRGELKPVNIKTMPYPGFPTDMQAQMMAMLSVVKGTSIVTETVFENRFMHISELQRMGANIKIDGRCAIIDGVKKLTGCEVHATDLRAGAAMILCGLIAEGETEITDIYHIDRGYDRIEEKFRKLGADIIRVKDKK, from the coding sequence ATGGAAAAAATAATAGTAAAAAAAGCAAATAATTTAAAAGGTGAAGTAGATATAAGTTGTGCAAAAAATTCAATTCTGCCTATTATAGCTGCTACAGTTTTGAGCTCAGACGATATAATATTAGAAAATGTTCCTATGCTTGAAGATGTTCGTGTGATATTAAATGTATTAAAATCATTAAATTCGAATATAAAAGTTATTGAAGATTCCGGAAAAATAATAATTAATAATAAAAATATTAAAATTATAGAACCTGATGAAGTCCTTATAAGGAAGATGAGAGCGTCTTTTTTAATAATGGGTCCTATGCTTGCAAGATTTGGAAAATGTAGACTATCAATGCCTGGAGGATGCAATATTGGAAGTAGACCAATAGATCTTCATCTTAAAGGATTTAATCTTTTGGGTGCTAAGATAAATTCAGAACATGGTTTTATAGAAGTATCATGTAAAAAACTTAAAGGAAATAGAATTTATCTTGATTTTCCTTCAGTTGGAGCGACAGAAAACATTATGATGGCTTCTGCTTTATCAGAAGGCTTAACAGTTATAGAAAATGCTGCTAAAGAACCGGAAATAATAGATCTTGCTAATTTTCTAAATGAAATAGGTGCTGATATTAATACTTCTGAAATGGGAAAAATAATAATTAAAGGTGTTAATAATCTTCATGGAGCATCATATACTCCTATTTATGATAGGATTGAGGCTGGTACTTTTATGATAGCAGCTGGAATAACAAAAAGCAGAATAAAGATAAATGGCGTGTATGAAGAACATTTAAGACCATTAATTGAAAAATTAAAAGAATGTGGTTTTAAGTTTGAAAAATGTGGTGATAAATCAATATACGTTGATGGAAGAGGAGAACTTAAACCTGTAAATATAAAAACTATGCCATATCCTGGTTTTCCAACAGATATGCAGGCACAGATGATGGCAATGCTTTCTGTTGTAAAAGGAACCAGTATAGTAACAGAAACAGTATTTGAAAATAGGTTTATGCATATATCTGAGCTTCAGAGAATGGGAGCCAATATAAAAATAGATGGACGTTGTGCAATAATTGATGGAGTAAAAAAGCTTACTGGATGTGAAGTTCATGCAACTGATTTAAGAGCAGGAGCAGCTATGATATTATGTGGACTAATTGCAGAAGGTGAAACTGAGATAACTGATATTTATCATATAGACAGAGGATATGATAGAATTGAAGAAAAATTTAGAAAACTTGGTGCTGATATTATCAGAGTAAAAGATAAAAAATAG
- the atpA gene encoding F0F1 ATP synthase subunit alpha — translation MNIKPEEITSIIKKEIEKYQKQIKTVDSGTIIQIGDGVARVYGLDDCMEGELLEFPNDVYGMALNLEQDNVGCVLLGDEEGIKEGDIVKGTGKIVEVPVGDALLGRVVNSLGEPIDGKGPINTNKTRPIEVPAPSILDRSAVNEPLQTGIKAIDSMIPIGKGQRELIIGDRQTGKTALAVDTILNQKGKDVICIYVAIGQKQSTVANIVNTLTEMDAMDYSIVVSSTAADSAPLQYLAPYAGCSIGEDFMHQGRDVLIIYDDLSKHAVAYRAMSLLLRRPPGREAYPGDVFYIHSRLLERAAKLSKELGSGSLTALPIIETLAGDITAYIPTNVISITDGQIFLESELFNAGQRPAVNAGISVSRVGGNAQIKAMKQVSGTLRLELAQFRELQSFAQFGSDMDADSTKRLEKGKRLMEVLKQNQYKPMDVVKQIIILYASTNDLLSDIKVKDIRRFEEELSEYIDVHYRETQKAIMEQKVLTDEIKSKLEEAIAEFKKVFLQEA, via the coding sequence ATGAATATTAAACCAGAAGAAATAACTTCTATTATAAAAAAAGAAATAGAAAAATATCAAAAGCAAATAAAAACAGTAGATTCTGGTACTATAATCCAAATCGGAGATGGAGTTGCAAGAGTTTATGGATTAGACGATTGTATGGAAGGTGAACTTTTAGAGTTCCCAAACGATGTATATGGAATGGCTTTAAACCTTGAACAAGATAATGTCGGATGTGTTCTTTTAGGAGACGAAGAAGGAATAAAAGAAGGAGATATTGTCAAAGGAACTGGAAAAATAGTTGAAGTTCCCGTAGGAGATGCACTTTTAGGTAGAGTAGTAAATTCATTAGGTGAACCTATAGACGGTAAAGGACCTATTAATACTAATAAAACAAGACCTATTGAAGTGCCTGCACCAAGTATATTAGATAGAAGTGCAGTAAATGAACCTCTTCAAACAGGAATTAAAGCTATAGATTCAATGATTCCTATAGGTAAAGGTCAAAGAGAACTTATTATAGGAGATAGGCAGACAGGTAAAACAGCTCTTGCAGTAGATACAATCTTAAACCAAAAAGGTAAGGATGTTATCTGTATATATGTTGCAATAGGACAGAAGCAGTCTACTGTTGCTAATATAGTAAATACACTTACAGAAATGGATGCTATGGATTATAGTATCGTTGTAAGTTCGACTGCAGCTGATTCAGCACCACTCCAGTATCTTGCTCCATATGCAGGATGTAGTATTGGCGAAGATTTTATGCATCAAGGAAGAGACGTACTTATAATTTATGATGATTTATCTAAGCATGCGGTAGCTTATAGAGCTATGTCGTTATTACTTAGGAGACCACCAGGGAGAGAAGCATATCCAGGAGATGTATTCTATATACATTCAAGATTATTAGAAAGAGCCGCAAAGCTTTCAAAAGAACTTGGATCAGGTTCGTTAACAGCACTTCCTATAATAGAAACATTAGCTGGAGATATTACAGCATATATACCAACAAATGTTATTTCAATAACAGATGGTCAGATATTCCTTGAATCTGAATTATTTAATGCAGGTCAAAGACCAGCAGTTAATGCTGGTATATCAGTATCAAGAGTTGGTGGTAATGCACAGATAAAAGCAATGAAACAGGTAAGTGGTACATTAAGACTAGAACTTGCTCAGTTTAGAGAACTTCAATCATTTGCTCAATTTGGCTCTGATATGGATGCTGATTCAACAAAGAGACTTGAAAAAGGTAAGAGACTTATGGAAGTATTAAAGCAAAATCAATATAAACCTATGGATGTTGTTAAGCAGATTATAATACTTTATGCTTCTACTAATGACTTATTATCAGATATAAAAGTAAAAGATATTAGAAGATTTGAAGAAGAGCTATCAGAATATATAGATGTTCATTATAGAGAAACTCAAAAAGCAATTATGGAACAAAAAGTTCTTACAGATGAGATTAAGAGTAAACTTGAAGAAGCAATAGCTGAATTTAAGAAAGTTTTTTTACAAGAAGCATAG